The DNA window GGACATTTTAGATATAATAGCCGTCTCTTTCTTCATATATATGGTCATACACTTTTTGAAAATCACCAAGGGTTTACAAATACTCAAAGGGCTGGCATTTATAGGTTCTTTCTGGATCTTGGCGGAGTTTTTGGGTTTGAGAACTTTATCTTGGATATTTGACAAATTCTGGGCAGTTGGTCTCTTTTCTTTGGTTGTTATATTCCAGCCTGAGATAAGAAAAGCTCTTTCACGTATAGGGCAGAAGACACACGTTGTGGGAATAAAGTTCGTTGAAGAGAGGATTGTGGAGAGAATAGTAAGAGCGTGCAGTTTTCTATCCGAAAGACAGATAGGGGCTCTCATAGTTATCGAAAGAGGTCAGAATATAGAGGGATTGCTTGAAGGATGCGTTTCTATAGACAGTATAGTCTCCGTTGAACTTCTTATAACCATCTTTGATCCACTTACCCCCCTGCATGATGGTGCTGTAATTATAAAGGGTGACAGGATAGCTTTTGCCTCCTGTATCCTACCTCTCTCTAAATCTACGGAGCTTCCTAAAAAGTATGGTACCAGACACAGGGCAGCTCTTGGCATAGCGGAAGAAAGCGATGCCATAGCTGTAGTAGTGTCTGAAGAGACGGGTGAGATCTCGGTGGCAGTTGATGAAAAGTTTTACAGGAACTTGGATCCAGAAACTCTAAAAAATCTATTGTTTAAGGAGCTTGGCATAAATCATGCTTAAAAAAATATTCTTATACGACTGGCAGTACAAATTTTTG is part of the Hydrogenobacter sp. genome and encodes:
- the cdaA gene encoding diadenylate cyclase CdaA, yielding MVNFDFLKFFSFRDILDIIAVSFFIYMVIHFLKITKGLQILKGLAFIGSFWILAEFLGLRTLSWIFDKFWAVGLFSLVVIFQPEIRKALSRIGQKTHVVGIKFVEERIVERIVRACSFLSERQIGALIVIERGQNIEGLLEGCVSIDSIVSVELLITIFDPLTPLHDGAVIIKGDRIAFASCILPLSKSTELPKKYGTRHRAALGIAEESDAIAVVVSEETGEISVAVDEKFYRNLDPETLKNLLFKELGINHA